TCATTATCGCCGACATATCCTCCATTCCTAAGCTTTTAGTGGTAGTCGCGGGTTTAACCTGCTTCTTTAACATCATTTTACTTTGAATAAACTGAGCTACTCCTGCTAAAACTGCTAAAACAACAACTGATTGTCCTAAATCAACACCAAAAGAAATTGAACTAATCTCGGCCATTGGACTAACAAAAGAATAAACTAGATTTAAATCCTCAGTTAGGCCCACTCGTAAAACTCGAAAAATTGCATAAATAAAGGGAAGTTGAATTAAAAGAGGTAAACAAGAGGAAAAGGGGTTTATCTTATGTTTCTTATATAATTCCATGGTTGCCCGACCTAAAGCCTCTTTATTGTCAGAATATTTCTTTTTTAATTCATTTAATTCCGCCTGAACTCCTTGTATCGCCAACTGTGATTTAGTTGATTTTTGTGACAAGGGCCAAAAAATCAATTTAACAATAATGGTTAATAAAATAATCGCGACCCCTAAATCCCCCACCTGACTATATAAAAACACCAAAAGATTGAGAATTGGTTGATAAAAGATAACTTGAAAAAGATTGCCAAACATATGTTTTATAAACTATTTTAAACCACTTTTTACTAATAAATCATTAAGATTTTTATGCAAGTCTTGGTAAGGTAAAT
This window of the Candidatus Parcubacteria bacterium genome carries:
- a CDS encoding YidC/Oxa1 family membrane protein insertase (Derived by automated computational analysis using gene prediction method: Protein Homology.), whose amino-acid sequence is MFGNLFQVIFYQPILNLLVFLYSQVGDLGVAIILLTIIVKLIFWPLSQKSTKSQLAIQGVQAELNELKKKYSDNKEALGRATMELYKKHKINPFSSCLPLLIQLPFIYAIFRVLRVGLTEDLNLVYSFVSPMAEISSISFGVDLGQSVVVLAVLAGVAQFIQSKMMLKKQVKPATTTKSLGMEDMSAIMSKQSTYLFPIMTIIFGLYLPGGLTLYWLIFSLLTLLQQFLIQKKQGQGPIDGVVVSVSEEK